A segment of the Bacillus sp. SM2101 genome:
AAAGTATTAACGAAAGTCATTTGTGCATTTGCAGAAGTTAATTGTTCCTTTGTAACAATTTGTGGTAAAACTGAATGGTTAGCATTTCCAAATGTATATCCTGCCGAAGAAAGAATAAATCCTAGTATGTATAAATGCCAGATGGCCAACTGATCGGTCATGAGTAGTAAGATAATTCCAGTGATTGATGCAACTTGTATAAAACTCGTCCAGGCCATCATTTTTTTGCGATTAAATCGATCTACAAACACGCCCACAATCATCCCAATAAAAATATTTGGGAAAAACTCTATCGCACGCATAGTACTCATCGCTAGTGCTGATTGACTTATATCATAAATGAGCAATGGGATTGTAATAATATACATTTGCATGCCGAAATTTGAAATCATTGAACCAAACCAAATAAGTAGAAAATTTTTATTTCTCCATAATGTTAATGGTGCGCTCCGCTGTTGTGCGGTTTGAACAGCCATTCATATCCCCCTTATCGTTTAATGTAGTAGTTGAGGGGTTCGACCCCTTTCTTACGCAGTGTTGTTGTCCTCTTTTTTAAACACGCATTAGTAGTGTAAAATATAAAAAGGTGAATAAAAAGTGAGATGTTTAAATTAAACTGTTCACCTTTTATTGGGGGAAAAGATGAAATACTTTGATTATTTAATAAAACTTACTGAACACTTTAAACCTGGAGTTGGGAATGAAACAACCATCTTTGACATATCTGAGCTTTTAACTTGTTCAGAGCGTCATGTGAAAACGATTGTTCAGTATTTAAATGATGAAGGTTACATTAAATGGAAAGTCCAGAGAGGTAGAGGAAAGAAGCCAACAATTACGATTATTTATTCTAAGGAGCAGCTTTGTCTTAATTACGCAAAACAAAAAATTCAACAAGGTCAATATCAACAAGCCTTTCGTATTGTGGAAAGTTTAGGTGATTCTTCACGAACTGATATCCAAGAGTGGTTTATAAAGCATGTAGGCTTTTCACGACTACAACAAAGAAATAAAGCTGGTGAAAATCTAGATATTCTGACATACCCTTTTTATGAAACGGATTTATCGATGGATCCACTACATATTCAATCCCGTCACGATTCCCATATGGTACAACAAATTTTTGATAGGCTGGTAGAATATGATCCAAATACATGTCAACTAATGCCAAGTATTGCCCATAGGTGGGAAAGTGTTGATGGAAAGCTATGGACCTTTTATTTACACAAAGGGATAAAGTTTCATCATGGTAGAGCGTTAACAAGTGAGGATGTAAAATTAACTTTTAGTAGGTACCCGAAAGAGGATATCCTTATGACTAACATGGAATGGATAGAAATAATTGACAAGGATGTTATCCAGTTTCAATTAAAGAATGTTGATTATTTATTTCCGCGTCAGTTATCGGGAATGAGATTCTCCATTGTACCTCTAGAAGTGGTTAAAAATGATCATGAGAATTTCCGTCGATTTCCGATCGGAAGTGGACCTTATAAAATTACGCAACACAATGAAAATAACATTCGGTTAGAGTTATTTGCTAAATATTTTGGAGTTAGGCCGTGGTTAGATAGAATAGAGATTATTAAAACACCAACTCCATTTAAAGAGGAAGAGGGACTTCCGTTACTATTACATTCTTTAGACGAATCATGGGAGCAAGTAAAAATGCTAGAGAAAGGAGCAACCTTTATTGCATTTAACTGTAAGAAAAATGGGCCATTGAGAGATCAAGATTTTCGTGAGGTAATCAGTAGCTCGTTAAATCAGCAGGATTATTTAGTTGAAAAAGAAAGTAGACGAGCTGCGTGTAGTTTTGTAACTGATCGGTCTATTGAAAACAGTGTTACTGGTGTTAAGAATTGTAGCATGATAAGTGATACAGAAATAATACTGAAGATTGGAGTGCAGCAAATTCGAGATGGAGTAAACTTTGAGGAGGAAGCCAAAATCCTACAAAAGCAATTACTTAAAGTAAATATCACTTCACATATTGAACTAGTAGATTTTCATCGTTTTAGCGGATATGAAGAGTTTCAAGATTTTGATCTATTTGTCGGAGGGATTGCACTTGCAGATGACCAGCTATTATCAGTAATTACTGCACTTCAATCACAAGTCATAAATATTTATCACTTTCTAAATGAACCAATGAGACAATACGTTGACCGACAGGTTTCCTACATAAAACAATTAACAGATGAAACTGCCCGATGGAAAACGTACTTTCAAACAGAAGAGTATTTGAAAGGAAACTACGCTATCTATTTTTTATATCATCGTTATCATACTGTGTACAAGTCTAAAAACAGCCGATATGTAAATTTAGAACTCGATAGTAACGGAAGAGTCGATTATCGGAAAGTATGGAAGAGAACTGGTCAACTTGGGAATCCAACATAGGTCATGGTACTACATAATTTAAGTTATATTTTATTCAAAGGGGGATAACATTGATTCGAAGTTATAAGCTTGAAGATATCAATTATATTATTAGTACTCATTACGAGATTTATCATAAGGAATACCATTATGATGAATCATTTAAAGAATTTATTCAGGAAAAAGTTTGGGATATCGTCAATAGATCCCATGTTAGAGAAAATATATGGGTGGTAGAAAAAGAGGGAGATCTGAAAGGTTCAGTTTGTATTAATCAGTTTGATAGCGAAATTGCTCAGCTAGGTTTATTTCTTATAGAACCCCTTTCAAGAGGTTTAGGTATAGGTAGTCAACTAATAAAGACAGCCATCACATTCTCTACAGAGAAAAAGTATAAGAAAATAATTTTGTGGACAAATAGTGACTTAATAGCTGCAAGAAATCTATATAAAAAGTTTGGGTTTGAAATAGTAGAAACACAAGAAGTTGTTTTATCTAACATTACTATGGTTGAGGAACGTTGGGAGCTAATACTGAATAGTGAGGGGGAGAGAAAAGGTGAAAATTAGAAAAGCAGTTTTAAAAGATGTAAAGTCTATTGCAAAAGTACATGTAGACAGTTGGAAGACTACATACAAGCATATTGTACCAGACGAGTATTTAAACAAGTTATCCTACAAAAGTCGGGAACAACTATGGGAAGAGATTGTCCCAAGTGGAAATGTATATGTTGCGGAAAATAATCAAGGTCAAATTGTTGGCTTTGCAAACGGTGGAAGGGAAAGGTCAAGACAGTATGATGGCTACGAGGGAGAGTTATATGCCATCTATCTGTTACAAGAATATCAAGGATGTGGCATAGGGAAACAACTTATAATGCCAATTATCGAACATCTAAAACAATTAAAGATACATAGTATGGTTGTGTTCGTCTTGGAAGATAATAGCGCATGTCAATTCTATGAAGCTCTTGGTGGTAAAAAAATGGACTCGTTGGAAATTGTAATAGCCGGGAAGAAACTGAATGAAGTCGTTTATGGTTGGAGTGACATAAGTTATATTCTCTCATAGATTTTATGTCGAGTTAGGCGCGCTTCAATCAGCTGAGCGTGCTGTGTCTGATATGAACGAGATTTAGAGTCATTTATTATATTATCAATCCTAAAAAGTACAGTCAAAGATGGCTGTGCTTCTTTAAAAGGTAAGAAAATATAGAAATAATTTTTTGTTCTTTCACTGTATGAGAACTCTATGTCTAGCTTCAGCGTCTATCTCTTTGAGGTCACTTCGCAAATTTACCCGAAGGCATTTGGGCTGTTTAATTTAATAATGCGATTATGACCAGTTATTATGCAAAAACGACCGATTATCGAAATTCCATTTACAGGATGATGGATATTTTTATAGTTATTATCTCGAAGAAGTAGAAGCACTTGCAGACCGTGTAGGCATTATGCATGGAGGAGCATCGTATACTCATTATCATGGTAGAAAGAGGATCTGTCCGTTCGAGGGTATAAGTTTGTTTTCTACAAAAGTGGAGCATTTAACATTCAACTTTAATTACTATATAACAGATTGGTGGTCATGGTTTAGGTTCATGGAATAGTATCTTAACCCACTGGAGTTTTAACGCAGTCAAATCTTTATTCCTTTGATATAATACCAAATAACAGAGAGATTTGTATGATCGAGTAAAAGTTTTTAAGAATGATGTATGAAGACTGAATTTTATATATAATGAACAATTAAGGGGGTGGATGAAAAATGGCAAACGAATTATGCTTGCCAAAGTTAAAGATATCCCATGCAAAGCCTGCGGCTGGGGGCGATTCTTTGCATGGGTGGACATTGAGGTAAATAGAGTGTTCAAAGTTTAAGTAACCTCTTTACGTCGCCCGTATAAGCTCGTTCCTAAATGTGGTTTTGCACCTTCATTTTATTTATAAAATAAGGAGCGGAAGATATTATGAGTAAACTATTTATTAGGAACCATCAATATAATCTAATTAAGAGACAAGTAAGCATTATTCAACATGCTTTAAAGACTACAGCTGATCTAAATGTAATGGAAGTAGCAAAATATAGTGCGCTATCTAAAGTTCTTGATGCTATTTCTCATACGACGGATTCACAAGATCAAATGTTAAGGAAAATGACTGATTTAGAAACAGCTGAGGAGTTTCAACAGTATATAAATTCATTAGAGCCATTGCTGTTAGAATTTCCACAAGTGACTAAAAAACAATTAACAAAACTATTCTCAAAAAATAAAAAACTTAAGCTACCTGATTTAGCAAGTATAGATTTTCAATTCTTGACCTATCTAGGTTGGCTTGATATATCAAAAAATAAACTGTTTATCGTTTATGAACTAGACAATGAACTAATGGGTATAGAAGGTAACTTTACTATAACGAACAAAAAGAATATATGCTCGTTATGTAAAGGATTCAGTAAGGTTGTGTTCGTTTCAGCAATATCTAAAACAAAACCTAAAAATGCTTCACCTGATTATTATAAATCTTATGGAAACTATATGTGTATGAACAGTGAAGAGTGTAATCAGAACATAACAGATGTATCAAAAATAGAAAGCTTTATTCGAAATGTAAGAGGTTAACCTCCAATGTGTTTGAAACCACGGGAAAAGTGAGGAAGGTGTTATGGATGCTCACCGCCCGTGCTGTGGTAAGTGAGCATCAAGGGGCAGAAATCTTCTGCCCTTTCGTATCTTTTAGCTAAAGGCTGTCTTCGCATAAGTTGTTGTTTTTCGTACAAAAATTAAACATGAATACAACTAGCTTTCGTGGCATCTTTTCTTTTTTAAAACGATAACTGTTCCGTTAAACAACATCTTTACCTTCAAATTTAGGAACAATAGCAACAAAGCTTCCGAAACGAAAGCCTTACTAAATAGCAGCAAAGTTAACGAAAAAGCCCTAATAAAACAACGAGACAGAAGGTGACGGTTTTGAGTGAAAAAATAAAAGTAGGTTTAATTGGCATGGGAGCGATCGGTGAAAGAGTGTTACGACAATTTCAACAGCATAATGAAATCGATATTGCGGCACTTTGTGATCGAAACGCAGATAGTTTAAACAAATTTAAGGATGAATTGCCAAATGTATCTCTATACTTGGATCATTTAGATATGCTTAAGGATGAAAGTATTCAGTTAATTTATGTGGGGGTTCCTCCTAAATTCCATCATAAAATAGCAATAGATGTAATAAGAAACGGCCGACACCTGCTATGCGAAAAGCCGCTTGCAAATTCTACTGAAGAAGCATTGGAAATGGTAGAAGAGGCTGAAAAAGCTAATATTGTGCATGCCATGAATT
Coding sequences within it:
- a CDS encoding FusB/FusC family EF-G-binding protein; the encoded protein is MSKLFIRNHQYNLIKRQVSIIQHALKTTADLNVMEVAKYSALSKVLDAISHTTDSQDQMLRKMTDLETAEEFQQYINSLEPLLLEFPQVTKKQLTKLFSKNKKLKLPDLASIDFQFLTYLGWLDISKNKLFIVYELDNELMGIEGNFTITNKKNICSLCKGFSKVVFVSAISKTKPKNASPDYYKSYGNYMCMNSEECNQNITDVSKIESFIRNVRG
- a CDS encoding GNAT family N-acetyltransferase: MKIRKAVLKDVKSIAKVHVDSWKTTYKHIVPDEYLNKLSYKSREQLWEEIVPSGNVYVAENNQGQIVGFANGGRERSRQYDGYEGELYAIYLLQEYQGCGIGKQLIMPIIEHLKQLKIHSMVVFVLEDNSACQFYEALGGKKMDSLEIVIAGKKLNEVVYGWSDISYILS
- a CDS encoding ABC transporter substrate-binding protein, yielding MKYFDYLIKLTEHFKPGVGNETTIFDISELLTCSERHVKTIVQYLNDEGYIKWKVQRGRGKKPTITIIYSKEQLCLNYAKQKIQQGQYQQAFRIVESLGDSSRTDIQEWFIKHVGFSRLQQRNKAGENLDILTYPFYETDLSMDPLHIQSRHDSHMVQQIFDRLVEYDPNTCQLMPSIAHRWESVDGKLWTFYLHKGIKFHHGRALTSEDVKLTFSRYPKEDILMTNMEWIEIIDKDVIQFQLKNVDYLFPRQLSGMRFSIVPLEVVKNDHENFRRFPIGSGPYKITQHNENNIRLELFAKYFGVRPWLDRIEIIKTPTPFKEEEGLPLLLHSLDESWEQVKMLEKGATFIAFNCKKNGPLRDQDFREVISSSLNQQDYLVEKESRRAACSFVTDRSIENSVTGVKNCSMISDTEIILKIGVQQIRDGVNFEEEAKILQKQLLKVNITSHIELVDFHRFSGYEEFQDFDLFVGGIALADDQLLSVITALQSQVINIYHFLNEPMRQYVDRQVSYIKQLTDETARWKTYFQTEEYLKGNYAIYFLYHRYHTVYKSKNSRYVNLELDSNGRVDYRKVWKRTGQLGNPT
- a CDS encoding GNAT family N-acetyltransferase; this encodes MIRSYKLEDINYIISTHYEIYHKEYHYDESFKEFIQEKVWDIVNRSHVRENIWVVEKEGDLKGSVCINQFDSEIAQLGLFLIEPLSRGLGIGSQLIKTAITFSTEKKYKKIILWTNSDLIAARNLYKKFGFEIVETQEVVLSNITMVEERWELILNSEGERKGEN